A region from the Alosa alosa isolate M-15738 ecotype Scorff River chromosome 7, AALO_Geno_1.1, whole genome shotgun sequence genome encodes:
- the LOC125298373 gene encoding uncharacterized protein LOC125298373 isoform X1, whose amino-acid sequence MNSSRLCSNNNSTGVESMHECVKDKRFVLCDNPPEGNFMVLMTQLTAEDGGIYRCVVDNASRLVSTDVQLKINTADGRRCWRVLVWSTGSSTYAFIPMAVFGVVPFVYMKCKRKISVSAAPSRKTTAPSATPEPAVYENDLTTTSQDEVPSNTTAPESVYQSLNPNIMVQDPVYHQLNPNTMVQYPVYQSLNPNTMVQDPVYHQLNPNTIVQYPVYQHLNPKTMVQNSVYHQLNPDAMVQDPVYQHLNPNTMVQNSVYHQLNPNTMVHDPVNQCLNRV is encoded by the exons ATGAATTCAAGCAGACTATGTTCTAATAATAACAGTACAGGGGTGGAgagtatgcatgagtgtgtgaaagacaaaAGGTTTGTCCTCTGTGACAACCCACCAGAGGGGAACTTCATGGTGTTGATGACTCAGCTGACTGCTGAGGACGGAGGAATATACAGGTGTGTGGTGGACAACGCCTCTCGTTTGGTCTCCACAGATGTACAGCTGAAGATTAACACAG CTGACGGCAGAAGATGCTGGAGAGTACTGGTGTGGAGTACAGGCAGCT CTACCTATGCATTTATCCCCATGGCCGTGTTTGGAGTAGTGCCTTTTGTATACATGAAATGCAAAAGGAAGATATCAG tttctgCTGCCCCTAGCCGGAAAACTACTGCTCCTTCTGCCACACCAGAG CCGGCTGTTTATGAAAATGATCTGACTACAACATCACAGGATGAAGTTCCATCGAACACCACAGCACCTGAGTCAGTCTAccagagcctgaaccccaacaTCATGGTACAAGATCCAGTTTATCATCagctgaaccccaacaccatgGTGCAGTATCCAGTATAccagagcctgaaccccaacacgATGGTACAGGATCCAGTTTATCATCagctgaaccccaacaccattGTGCAGTATCCAGTCTACCAGCACCTGAACCCCAAAACCATGGTACAGAATTCAGTCTATCATCAGCTGAACCCCGACGCCATGGTACAGGATCCAGTCTACCAGcacctgaaccccaacaccatgGTACAGAATTCAGTCTATCATCagctgaaccccaacaccatgGTACATGATCCAGTCAACCAGTGCCTGAATCGGGTGTAA
- the LOC125298373 gene encoding uncharacterized protein LOC125298373 isoform X2 yields the protein MLTCSKLTSFSVTLDQLTAEDAGEYWCGVQAAVGESITMISRTQLFVEPEAPPSSYHATYAFIPMAVFGVVPFVYMKCKRKISVSAAPSRKTTAPSATPEPAVYENDLTTTSQDEVPSNTTAPESVYQSLNPNIMVQDPVYHQLNPNTMVQYPVYQSLNPNTMVQDPVYHQLNPNTIVQYPVYQHLNPKTMVQNSVYHQLNPDAMVQDPVYQHLNPNTMVQNSVYHQLNPNTMVHDPVNQCLNRV from the exons ATGTTAACTTGCTCCAAACTCACCTCTTTCTCTGTGACCCTGGACCAGCTGACGGCAGAAGATGCTGGAGAGTACTGGTGTGGAGTACAGGCAGCTGTAGGTGAATCCATCACTATGATCAGCAGGACCCAACTATTTGTTG AACCTGAAGCTCCACCATCATCATATCATG CTACCTATGCATTTATCCCCATGGCCGTGTTTGGAGTAGTGCCTTTTGTATACATGAAATGCAAAAGGAAGATATCAG tttctgCTGCCCCTAGCCGGAAAACTACTGCTCCTTCTGCCACACCAGAG CCGGCTGTTTATGAAAATGATCTGACTACAACATCACAGGATGAAGTTCCATCGAACACCACAGCACCTGAGTCAGTCTAccagagcctgaaccccaacaTCATGGTACAAGATCCAGTTTATCATCagctgaaccccaacaccatgGTGCAGTATCCAGTATAccagagcctgaaccccaacacgATGGTACAGGATCCAGTTTATCATCagctgaaccccaacaccattGTGCAGTATCCAGTCTACCAGCACCTGAACCCCAAAACCATGGTACAGAATTCAGTCTATCATCAGCTGAACCCCGACGCCATGGTACAGGATCCAGTCTACCAGcacctgaaccccaacaccatgGTACAGAATTCAGTCTATCATCagctgaaccccaacaccatgGTACATGATCCAGTCAACCAGTGCCTGAATCGGGTGTAA
- the LOC125298373 gene encoding uncharacterized protein LOC125298373 isoform X3, with translation MISRTQLFVEPEAPPSSYHATYAFIPMAVFGVVPFVYMKCKRKISVSAAPSRKTTAPSATPEPAVYENDLTTTSQDEVPSNTTAPESVYQSLNPNIMVQDPVYHQLNPNTMVQYPVYQSLNPNTMVQDPVYHQLNPNTIVQYPVYQHLNPKTMVQNSVYHQLNPDAMVQDPVYQHLNPNTMVQNSVYHQLNPNTMVHDPVNQCLNRV, from the exons ATGATCAGCAGGACCCAACTATTTGTTG AACCTGAAGCTCCACCATCATCATATCATG CTACCTATGCATTTATCCCCATGGCCGTGTTTGGAGTAGTGCCTTTTGTATACATGAAATGCAAAAGGAAGATATCAG tttctgCTGCCCCTAGCCGGAAAACTACTGCTCCTTCTGCCACACCAGAG CCGGCTGTTTATGAAAATGATCTGACTACAACATCACAGGATGAAGTTCCATCGAACACCACAGCACCTGAGTCAGTCTAccagagcctgaaccccaacaTCATGGTACAAGATCCAGTTTATCATCagctgaaccccaacaccatgGTGCAGTATCCAGTATAccagagcctgaaccccaacacgATGGTACAGGATCCAGTTTATCATCagctgaaccccaacaccattGTGCAGTATCCAGTCTACCAGCACCTGAACCCCAAAACCATGGTACAGAATTCAGTCTATCATCAGCTGAACCCCGACGCCATGGTACAGGATCCAGTCTACCAGcacctgaaccccaacaccatgGTACAGAATTCAGTCTATCATCagctgaaccccaacaccatgGTACATGATCCAGTCAACCAGTGCCTGAATCGGGTGTAA